The Cyclobacteriaceae bacterium DNA segment CTCGGAAAGAACTTTGTGTTTGATGAGCGACTGGGTGAGCGAATCTCTGATGACATCATCAGCACCTGTCATCAATGCGGAGCTCCTTGCGATGACCACACCAATTGTAAAAACGATGGTTGCCACTTGCTTTTCATCCAATGCAAAGCGTGCGCAGAAAAATACAACGGCTGTTGCTCAACGGATTGTGCTGACATTATGATGCTACCCGAAGAGGAACAGAAAGCAATACGCAAAGGAATTAACAAAGGTCGCCAGGTATTCAAAAAAGGCCGCTCCGAAAAACTGGGCTTGAAAGTCAAAACCGTATCTGCCTGATGAGCGATCAGATCATTCGTATTGGAATTATAAACGTGAGTGATCGCGCCAGTCAGGGTATTTATGAAGACATACCCGGAAAGGAGATTGTAACCGTGCTGAATGAATACATAAAAAGTCCGTGGGAAAAAGAATATGCAGTAATCCCCGATGAGCAATCACTGATCGAACAAACGCTTATTGAAATGGCCGATGAAAAAGGCTGTAGCCTGATCGTTACCAGTGGCGGAACGGGGCCTGCCAAACGCGATGTAACTCCAGAAGCCACCGAAGCCGTATGCGACAAAATGATGCCCGGCTTTGGCGAGCTTATGCGGCAAGAAAGCCTGAAATACGTGCCTACGGCCATCCTTTCGAGGCAGACAGCCGGAATTCGGGGAAAATGCTTAATTTTGAACCTTCCGGGGAAGCCTAAGGCCATCCGGCAGTGCTTGAATGCTATTTTCCCAGCGATTCCATATTGCATTGATCTGCTGGAAGGACCGTTCATCGAATGCAATGAAACAGTCATGAAACCATTCAGGCCGCATTCACTATAATTGCAAGTTTTTATGAAAATCAAGTACTACTACGACACCGAAACCTGTAAGTACGAACGCGTAAGAACGCGCACCAGCGACATTATTCTAAATGCATTGGGGTTATTCTTTTTAACCCTTGCAATGGCGGCTGGAATTTACCTGATGTTCAGTACCTACTTTGAATCTCCGAAAGAGTTGGTACTTAAAAATGAGGTAAAGGAACTCGAGTATTATTATGAGCAACTCAATGAAGAAGTTACCCAGCTAAATCAGGCCATGAATAACCTCGAACACCGCGATGATAATATTTATCGTGTGGTGTTGGGCGCTGAGCCAATCGACAAATCTGTTCGGAATGCCGGTGTGGGTGGTGCAGAACGCTATGCGGATATTAAGGAAAAGAACTTTCTACACAGAGATGCCATTGTCGAACTCCACGAAAAAATTGATAAGCTAAAGCGCAAAATCTACATTGAATCCAAGTCGCAGGATGAAGTCGTGCAGCTTGCTGAAAACAAAGAAAAACTTTTTGCAGCCATTCCGGCCATTCAACCGATAGCCAATAAGCAACTGATTGCGCTGGCATCAGGTTTTGGTATGCGCGTACATCCCGTTTACAAGGTAAAGAAAATGCACTCGGGTATTGACTTCGCTGCACCCATCGGTACTCCTATATATGCTACCGCAGATGGTACCATTGAAGATGTAAGTGTTCGTTTTAGTGGATACGGAAAGATGATCATTATTGATCATGGCTTTGGATATAAAACCCGCTACGCACACATGCATGAATTTGCCGTGCGTCAGGGACAGAAAGTAAAGCGTGGCGACTTGATAGGTTACGTTGGAAACACCGGATTATCGACCGCCCCCCACCTGCACTATGAAGTACTGCTGAATGGCGTAATGATTAACCCTGTACACTATTTCTATAACGATCTTTCTCCGGCCGAGTACGAAAAGGTTATTGAACTTGCTTCTATTGAAAACCAATCGTTGGGAATGTAAGCCTCATATAAAGATTCTATTTAAGAAAGCCCGAAGCATAATTCGGGCTTTTTGCTTTATAGGATTTTTCTAGCCGGTTATGTACCTTCACCATTCATTCCAAAAACCCTCACCCGGATGAAAAGGATTATACTCTTTTTTTTCATCGCATTATTATTCTCCACCTGCTCCGAAGTTGAATTTATCAATGGGGTGCCTAGCCGGCAATATGCCAATACTGTAATTGATTTTAGTTCACAATACTCATCAAATAGTTGGGCGGCAAACAAAGCTCTCGGAGAGGAGAATGTTTATCCTGGTTATGGAGATAACACAAATGCATGGGCTTCCTACACAACGGATGAACAGCGCGAATTCATTGTATTGGGTTTTGAAACTCCACAAACCATACACACCATTGAAATCTTTGAAACCTACAATCCGGGAGCTATCGATACCGTATTTATTCGGAATGAAGCAACCGGACAATGGCGGAAAGTCTATTCAAAACCAGCGCGAACAGACTTGCCTCCCGAGTCCCGAATATTCGCTATCTATTTTCAGGAAACAACCTTCCTTGTAGATGCCATCCGATTGGCACTTAACAGTCCTGCCGTTCGCGGATGGAATGAAATTGATGCCGTGGCCATTGGTGGACAAAGAGAAAAATAACAATATGAAGATGAATAAATCAATTCTTCTTTCACTTCTGCTGCTTTCAGCTGCTAATTTAGTTATTGCACAAGGCTGCAGCGATGCAGGCTTCTGCACCATGGGGGCGATGAAACCCGATCAGCCCTTTAACAAAAAAGTACCGATCAAACTGAGGTCAATGGAGTTGAGTTTTTACCGTGGAAGCTCAACCATATCTCCGGTTATCTATGTTGCTACACTCGATATGAGTTTTAACGTAATCGATAATAAAACTTTTGTGCAAGTAAAACTGCCGTACCAGGCGGTTAATGGTAACTTCGGGAACACCAGCGGCTTAAGCGATATATCGTTTTGCATCACCCGAAACCTGTATTCATCTGAAAAGTTCGATATCGGCCTAACGGTTGGCGGAAAAATCCCTACTAACGACTCCAATCTTAAGGATGATGAATTTGGTCTTTCCTTACCGATGTATTACCAAACCAGTCTGGGAACGTATGATGCCATCGCAGGCATCTCTTTGGTGAATCGAAAGTGGCTCTTTGCTACAGGCATTCAACATCCGTTCAATGCGAATGGCAATCAGTTTCGGTGGGGTGAATGGATACCTGTTTATGAAGGCGGACCGGATTACGTTCGAAAAAACCATCTCTGCTACGAGTTGAAGCGCGGAACAGATATTATGTTCAGGGCTGAACGGAATTTCCGGTATGCACGATTTAATTTTTCAGTAGGATTACTCCCCATCTGGAGAATTACAAAAGACGAGATATTTAACACCAACCTTAATGAACGTGTTAAGCTTGACGGAACACTTGGCATGGCACTTTCGGGTATTGTTACAGCCGGATACAGTTTCAATGTAAAGTCGGGTGTTCGATTGCTGGTGGGTAAAAAAATAACCCAACGCGATGTTAATCCGGATGGATTAACCCGAAACGATGTAATGACTGTCAGCTACTTTTACCGGTTCTGATTATGAAAAGATCTTTTCTTTCCTTTTCGCTAATGCTTATAAGCCTGTTAGTAGCAGGCCAGGTTAAGAACGATATTATCAGCCAGATTGACGCATTACTTTTTGACTCCAGATACACAGAGGCCATTCAAAAAATTGATCAACAAACGAATGGCAACGTTGATACGCAGATTCGCCTGATGAATAAAAAGGCAGAAGCACTAATCGGTTTAGGTAAGTATGAAGATGCCGATAAACTACTGCAAGAGGCAATAACCAAATGTAAAGATTCAAAAAACAACAAGGTACTTCAGGCGATTACGCAATCATCGCTAGGCTATCTTTATCTTAACCAGGGAAAATTTGACCAGGCGCTGGAGCAGCTTACTGTTGCATCAGCAACGCTACAAGAACGTGGCAGTCCTTTGGAAACAGCGCAAGCATTAACCAATCTTGGCTCTACCTATAACAGTACGGGCAAATACCTGCAAGCCGAGGAACAGTTTCAAATGGCCTTAAGTCTGCGGCAAAGTGAATTACCCGATACACACGAACTAATCGCCAACTCATACAACAACCTTGGTTTTGTGAACAATGCGATAGATCCAGATAAAGCGATTGAATATTTTGAAAAAGCTACCGCTATTT contains these protein-coding regions:
- the mog gene encoding molybdopterin adenylyltransferase, with amino-acid sequence MSDQIIRIGIINVSDRASQGIYEDIPGKEIVTVLNEYIKSPWEKEYAVIPDEQSLIEQTLIEMADEKGCSLIVTSGGTGPAKRDVTPEATEAVCDKMMPGFGELMRQESLKYVPTAILSRQTAGIRGKCLILNLPGKPKAIRQCLNAIFPAIPYCIDLLEGPFIECNETVMKPFRPHSL
- a CDS encoding M23 family metallopeptidase, encoding MKIKYYYDTETCKYERVRTRTSDIILNALGLFFLTLAMAAGIYLMFSTYFESPKELVLKNEVKELEYYYEQLNEEVTQLNQAMNNLEHRDDNIYRVVLGAEPIDKSVRNAGVGGAERYADIKEKNFLHRDAIVELHEKIDKLKRKIYIESKSQDEVVQLAENKEKLFAAIPAIQPIANKQLIALASGFGMRVHPVYKVKKMHSGIDFAAPIGTPIYATADGTIEDVSVRFSGYGKMIIIDHGFGYKTRYAHMHEFAVRQGQKVKRGDLIGYVGNTGLSTAPHLHYEVLLNGVMINPVHYFYNDLSPAEYEKVIELASIENQSLGM